In one Dunckerocampus dactyliophorus isolate RoL2022-P2 chromosome 9, RoL_Ddac_1.1, whole genome shotgun sequence genomic region, the following are encoded:
- the LOC129187396 gene encoding serine/threonine-protein kinase Nek5-like isoform X6 has protein sequence MSSREKETAKKEVALLSSMEHSNIVSFLRSFQENGSVYIVMEYCDGGDLMMKINTQRGVFFAEQQVLDWFVQICLGLKHIHDRKILHRDIKSQNIFLTEQGKKVKLGDFGIARMLNNTMELARTCVGTPHYLSPEICESRPYNNKTDIWSLGCVLYELCTLRHPFEGSSLRQLVSKICRGRYNPVASRYSYDLRLLITQLFKVNPRDRPSVTSILQHPFLQRHVHAQMDAQVDLYLHFIFTFTFYCAILHVLYAKSMCVCVREQDISRNHKAPTTTACRPPPDRKKCRAAVRKLPVKPAWRGCAPANYAVITHTPPPLRAAGDATCHQNQKQYQQFFVQLDAFQEGGACPPHAPPPREPFEDPLAPPGEPYQLVAAAREEYLQRRQEANQYKLRAQKQLGLRPCTAEGGRPAGGQEEETPPHERQQPVQDRKQEGQQEYLRQLHAIRQQYHQDMRQMRLRAQAERADQPQHQHDTFVMDKPEEPEHKAQAVQDIEAALKDIGQENRKRRKDLEKKHKDQKAVMFEIRLDGKDGMEDTSEEEKDQQEVDHLNQQVCLGEQDELNLARRGWSQRPPETLLEALVHMDVLSSTMLEAQQGEGDEAGRRQWVHRPPETLLDALAQADLASSVSTDSHRKEDEGDSDVEMDEERLEPRSDDDDTNFEESEDDLRGAVSDSMRNLLVTDDDDDAEAGGSESPHRNRNQVEEAHAETTDVAVMVVPSQPEGGHPGESTSTSNSQ, from the exons aAAACGGCAGTGTGTACATTGTGATGGAGTACTGTGATGGAGGAGACCTGATGATGAAGATCAACACTCAGAGAGGAGTCTTCTTCGCTGAACAACAG GTCCTGGACTGGTTCGTTCAGATCTGCCTTGGCCTTAAACACATCCATGACAGGAAGATCCTGCACAGAGACATTAAAAGTCAG aacaTCTTCCTCACTGAGCAAGGGAAGAAAGTCAAGCTGGGTGACTTTGGCATTGCCAGGATGTTGAATAA caccATGGAGCTGGCAAGGACTTGTGTTGGGACCCCACACTACCTCTCTCCTGAGATCTGTGAGAGTCGACCTTACAACAACAAAAC GGACATCTGGTCTCTGGGCTGCGTCCTCTACGAGCTCTGCACTCTGAGGCATCCT TTCGAGGGCAGCAGCCTGCGTCAGCTGGTCAGTAAGATCTGCAGGGGGCGCTACAACCCAGTGGCCAGTCGATACTCCTATGACCTTCGCCTGCTCATCACTCAGCTTTTCAAG GTGAACCCTCGCGATCGTCCCTCAGTCACGTCCATCCTTCAGCATCCTTTCCTGCAGAGACACGTGCACGCTCAAATGGACGCTCAGGTTGAcctttatttgcattttatatTTACCTTCACTTTTTATTGTGCTATTTTACATGTTCTGTATGCAAAGtcaatgtgcgtgtgtgtgagagagcagGACATCAGTCGCAATCACAAGGCACCAACGACGACGGCCTGTAGACCACCACCAG ACAGGAAGAAGTGCAGAGCTGCTGTGAGGAAACTTCCTGTCAAACCAGCATGGAGAGGCTGCGCTCCTGCTAACTACGCTGTAATAACACACACG CCCCCCCCCCTCAGAGCAGCTGGAGACGCCACATGTCATCAGAACCAAAA GCAGTACCAGCAGTTCTTTGTCCAACTGGATGCCTTCCAGGAGGGGGGCGCCTGTCCTCCACATGCCCCTCCTCCACGTGAGCCCTTTGAAGACCCCCTAGCTCCTCCTGGTGAACCCTACCAGCT GGTGGCAGCAGCTCGTGAGGAGTACCTTCAGAGGCGTCAGGAGGCCAATCAGTACAAGCTGAGAGCGCAGAAACAGCTG GGTCTGCGTCCGTGCACGGCGGAGGGGGGCCGACCGGCCGGCGGTCAGGAAGAGGAGACGCCACCGCATGAACGCCAACAACCAGTTCAGGACAGGAAGCAAGAGGGCCAGCAG GAGTACCTGAGGCAGTTGCATGCTATCAGACAACAGTATCATCAGGACATGAGGCAGATGAGGCTGAGAGCCCAAGCTGAG CGTGCCGATCAGCCACAGCACCAACATGACActtttgtgatggacaaacccGAAGAACCAGAACACAAAGCCCAAGCAGTGCAG GACATTGAAGCAGCTTTGAAGGACATCGGGCAGGAGAACAGAAAGCGTAGGAAAGACCTGGAGAAAAAACACAAGGACCAG AAGGCAGTCATGTTTGAGATCCGCCTGGATGGAAAGGATGGAATGGAGGACACctcagaggaggagaaggaccAACAGGAAGTGGACCATCTCAACCAGCAAGTCTGCTTGGGGGAGCAGGATGAGTTGAATTTGGCTAGGAGGGGCTGGAGCCAGAGGCCTCCTGAGACACTGCTGGAGGCGCTGGTCCACATGGACGTGCTCTCCAGCACGATGCTGGAGGCCCAGCAAG GTGAGGGGGATGAGGCAGGTCGTCGGCAGTGGGTCCACCGCCCCCCCGAAACCCTACTGGACGCACTAGCTCAAGCTGACCTGGCGTCCTCCGTTAGCACAG ACTCTCACAGGAAGGAGGATGAAGGTGACTCTGACGTGGAGATGGACGAAGAGCGCCTGGAGCCCAGGTCGGATGACGACGACAC GAACTTTGAGGAGTCTGAGGACGATCTCAGGGGGGCGGTGTCTGACTCCATGAGGAACCTGCTTGTCAcggacgacgacgacgacgctGAGGCAGGGGGCTCAGAGTCTCCTCACAGGAACCGGAACCAAGTGGAAGAAGCACATGCAGAGACCACTGATGTGGCAGTCATGGTGGTTCCCTCCCAGCCTGAAGGAGGCCATCCTGGAGAGTCCACTTCCACCTCCAACAGTCAGTAA
- the LOC129187396 gene encoding serine/threonine-protein kinase Nek5-like isoform X1, translating into MNDYEVVCQIGEGAFGKAFLVRPKGVADAQCVVKQINLTKMSSREKETAKKEVALLSSMEHSNIVSFLRSFQENGSVYIVMEYCDGGDLMMKINTQRGVFFAEQQVLDWFVQICLGLKHIHDRKILHRDIKSQNIFLTEQGKKVKLGDFGIARMLNNTMELARTCVGTPHYLSPEICESRPYNNKTDIWSLGCVLYELCTLRHPFEGSSLRQLVSKICRGRYNPVASRYSYDLRLLITQLFKVNPRDRPSVTSILQHPFLQRHVHAQMDAQVDLYLHFIFTFTFYCAILHVLYAKSMCVCVREQDISRNHKAPTTTACRPPPDRKKCRAAVRKLPVKPAWRGCAPANYAVITHTPPPLRAAGDATCHQNQKQYQQFFVQLDAFQEGGACPPHAPPPREPFEDPLAPPGEPYQLVAAAREEYLQRRQEANQYKLRAQKQLGLRPCTAEGGRPAGGQEEETPPHERQQPVQDRKQEGQQEYLRQLHAIRQQYHQDMRQMRLRAQAERADQPQHQHDTFVMDKPEEPEHKAQAVQDIEAALKDIGQENRKRRKDLEKKHKDQKAVMFEIRLDGKDGMEDTSEEEKDQQEVDHLNQQVCLGEQDELNLARRGWSQRPPETLLEALVHMDVLSSTMLEAQQGEGDEAGRRQWVHRPPETLLDALAQADLASSVSTDSHRKEDEGDSDVEMDEERLEPRSDDDDTNFEESEDDLRGAVSDSMRNLLVTDDDDDAEAGGSESPHRNRNQVEEAHAETTDVAVMVVPSQPEGGHPGESTSTSNSQ; encoded by the exons aAAACGGCAGTGTGTACATTGTGATGGAGTACTGTGATGGAGGAGACCTGATGATGAAGATCAACACTCAGAGAGGAGTCTTCTTCGCTGAACAACAG GTCCTGGACTGGTTCGTTCAGATCTGCCTTGGCCTTAAACACATCCATGACAGGAAGATCCTGCACAGAGACATTAAAAGTCAG aacaTCTTCCTCACTGAGCAAGGGAAGAAAGTCAAGCTGGGTGACTTTGGCATTGCCAGGATGTTGAATAA caccATGGAGCTGGCAAGGACTTGTGTTGGGACCCCACACTACCTCTCTCCTGAGATCTGTGAGAGTCGACCTTACAACAACAAAAC GGACATCTGGTCTCTGGGCTGCGTCCTCTACGAGCTCTGCACTCTGAGGCATCCT TTCGAGGGCAGCAGCCTGCGTCAGCTGGTCAGTAAGATCTGCAGGGGGCGCTACAACCCAGTGGCCAGTCGATACTCCTATGACCTTCGCCTGCTCATCACTCAGCTTTTCAAG GTGAACCCTCGCGATCGTCCCTCAGTCACGTCCATCCTTCAGCATCCTTTCCTGCAGAGACACGTGCACGCTCAAATGGACGCTCAGGTTGAcctttatttgcattttatatTTACCTTCACTTTTTATTGTGCTATTTTACATGTTCTGTATGCAAAGtcaatgtgcgtgtgtgtgagagagcagGACATCAGTCGCAATCACAAGGCACCAACGACGACGGCCTGTAGACCACCACCAG ACAGGAAGAAGTGCAGAGCTGCTGTGAGGAAACTTCCTGTCAAACCAGCATGGAGAGGCTGCGCTCCTGCTAACTACGCTGTAATAACACACACG CCCCCCCCCCTCAGAGCAGCTGGAGACGCCACATGTCATCAGAACCAAAA GCAGTACCAGCAGTTCTTTGTCCAACTGGATGCCTTCCAGGAGGGGGGCGCCTGTCCTCCACATGCCCCTCCTCCACGTGAGCCCTTTGAAGACCCCCTAGCTCCTCCTGGTGAACCCTACCAGCT GGTGGCAGCAGCTCGTGAGGAGTACCTTCAGAGGCGTCAGGAGGCCAATCAGTACAAGCTGAGAGCGCAGAAACAGCTG GGTCTGCGTCCGTGCACGGCGGAGGGGGGCCGACCGGCCGGCGGTCAGGAAGAGGAGACGCCACCGCATGAACGCCAACAACCAGTTCAGGACAGGAAGCAAGAGGGCCAGCAG GAGTACCTGAGGCAGTTGCATGCTATCAGACAACAGTATCATCAGGACATGAGGCAGATGAGGCTGAGAGCCCAAGCTGAG CGTGCCGATCAGCCACAGCACCAACATGACActtttgtgatggacaaacccGAAGAACCAGAACACAAAGCCCAAGCAGTGCAG GACATTGAAGCAGCTTTGAAGGACATCGGGCAGGAGAACAGAAAGCGTAGGAAAGACCTGGAGAAAAAACACAAGGACCAG AAGGCAGTCATGTTTGAGATCCGCCTGGATGGAAAGGATGGAATGGAGGACACctcagaggaggagaaggaccAACAGGAAGTGGACCATCTCAACCAGCAAGTCTGCTTGGGGGAGCAGGATGAGTTGAATTTGGCTAGGAGGGGCTGGAGCCAGAGGCCTCCTGAGACACTGCTGGAGGCGCTGGTCCACATGGACGTGCTCTCCAGCACGATGCTGGAGGCCCAGCAAG GTGAGGGGGATGAGGCAGGTCGTCGGCAGTGGGTCCACCGCCCCCCCGAAACCCTACTGGACGCACTAGCTCAAGCTGACCTGGCGTCCTCCGTTAGCACAG ACTCTCACAGGAAGGAGGATGAAGGTGACTCTGACGTGGAGATGGACGAAGAGCGCCTGGAGCCCAGGTCGGATGACGACGACAC GAACTTTGAGGAGTCTGAGGACGATCTCAGGGGGGCGGTGTCTGACTCCATGAGGAACCTGCTTGTCAcggacgacgacgacgacgctGAGGCAGGGGGCTCAGAGTCTCCTCACAGGAACCGGAACCAAGTGGAAGAAGCACATGCAGAGACCACTGATGTGGCAGTCATGGTGGTTCCCTCCCAGCCTGAAGGAGGCCATCCTGGAGAGTCCACTTCCACCTCCAACAGTCAGTAA
- the LOC129187396 gene encoding serine/threonine-protein kinase Nek5-like isoform X8 — translation MEYCDGGDLMMKINTQRGVFFAEQQNIFLTEQGKKVKLGDFGIARMLNNTMELARTCVGTPHYLSPEICESRPYNNKTDIWSLGCVLYELCTLRHPFEGSSLRQLVSKICRGRYNPVASRYSYDLRLLITQLFKVNPRDRPSVTSILQHPFLQRHVHAQMDAQVDLYLHFIFTFTFYCAILHVLYAKSMCVCVREQDISRNHKAPTTTACRPPPDRKKCRAAVRKLPVKPAWRGCAPANYAVITHTPPPLRAAGDATCHQNQKQYQQFFVQLDAFQEGGACPPHAPPPREPFEDPLAPPGEPYQLVAAAREEYLQRRQEANQYKLRAQKQLGLRPCTAEGGRPAGGQEEETPPHERQQPVQDRKQEGQQEYLRQLHAIRQQYHQDMRQMRLRAQAERADQPQHQHDTFVMDKPEEPEHKAQAVQDIEAALKDIGQENRKRRKDLEKKHKDQKAVMFEIRLDGKDGMEDTSEEEKDQQEVDHLNQQVCLGEQDELNLARRGWSQRPPETLLEALVHMDVLSSTMLEAQQGEGDEAGRRQWVHRPPETLLDALAQADLASSVSTDSHRKEDEGDSDVEMDEERLEPRSDDDDTNFEESEDDLRGAVSDSMRNLLVTDDDDDAEAGGSESPHRNRNQVEEAHAETTDVAVMVVPSQPEGGHPGESTSTSNSQ, via the exons ATGGAGTACTGTGATGGAGGAGACCTGATGATGAAGATCAACACTCAGAGAGGAGTCTTCTTCGCTGAACAACAG aacaTCTTCCTCACTGAGCAAGGGAAGAAAGTCAAGCTGGGTGACTTTGGCATTGCCAGGATGTTGAATAA caccATGGAGCTGGCAAGGACTTGTGTTGGGACCCCACACTACCTCTCTCCTGAGATCTGTGAGAGTCGACCTTACAACAACAAAAC GGACATCTGGTCTCTGGGCTGCGTCCTCTACGAGCTCTGCACTCTGAGGCATCCT TTCGAGGGCAGCAGCCTGCGTCAGCTGGTCAGTAAGATCTGCAGGGGGCGCTACAACCCAGTGGCCAGTCGATACTCCTATGACCTTCGCCTGCTCATCACTCAGCTTTTCAAG GTGAACCCTCGCGATCGTCCCTCAGTCACGTCCATCCTTCAGCATCCTTTCCTGCAGAGACACGTGCACGCTCAAATGGACGCTCAGGTTGAcctttatttgcattttatatTTACCTTCACTTTTTATTGTGCTATTTTACATGTTCTGTATGCAAAGtcaatgtgcgtgtgtgtgagagagcagGACATCAGTCGCAATCACAAGGCACCAACGACGACGGCCTGTAGACCACCACCAG ACAGGAAGAAGTGCAGAGCTGCTGTGAGGAAACTTCCTGTCAAACCAGCATGGAGAGGCTGCGCTCCTGCTAACTACGCTGTAATAACACACACG CCCCCCCCCCTCAGAGCAGCTGGAGACGCCACATGTCATCAGAACCAAAA GCAGTACCAGCAGTTCTTTGTCCAACTGGATGCCTTCCAGGAGGGGGGCGCCTGTCCTCCACATGCCCCTCCTCCACGTGAGCCCTTTGAAGACCCCCTAGCTCCTCCTGGTGAACCCTACCAGCT GGTGGCAGCAGCTCGTGAGGAGTACCTTCAGAGGCGTCAGGAGGCCAATCAGTACAAGCTGAGAGCGCAGAAACAGCTG GGTCTGCGTCCGTGCACGGCGGAGGGGGGCCGACCGGCCGGCGGTCAGGAAGAGGAGACGCCACCGCATGAACGCCAACAACCAGTTCAGGACAGGAAGCAAGAGGGCCAGCAG GAGTACCTGAGGCAGTTGCATGCTATCAGACAACAGTATCATCAGGACATGAGGCAGATGAGGCTGAGAGCCCAAGCTGAG CGTGCCGATCAGCCACAGCACCAACATGACActtttgtgatggacaaacccGAAGAACCAGAACACAAAGCCCAAGCAGTGCAG GACATTGAAGCAGCTTTGAAGGACATCGGGCAGGAGAACAGAAAGCGTAGGAAAGACCTGGAGAAAAAACACAAGGACCAG AAGGCAGTCATGTTTGAGATCCGCCTGGATGGAAAGGATGGAATGGAGGACACctcagaggaggagaaggaccAACAGGAAGTGGACCATCTCAACCAGCAAGTCTGCTTGGGGGAGCAGGATGAGTTGAATTTGGCTAGGAGGGGCTGGAGCCAGAGGCCTCCTGAGACACTGCTGGAGGCGCTGGTCCACATGGACGTGCTCTCCAGCACGATGCTGGAGGCCCAGCAAG GTGAGGGGGATGAGGCAGGTCGTCGGCAGTGGGTCCACCGCCCCCCCGAAACCCTACTGGACGCACTAGCTCAAGCTGACCTGGCGTCCTCCGTTAGCACAG ACTCTCACAGGAAGGAGGATGAAGGTGACTCTGACGTGGAGATGGACGAAGAGCGCCTGGAGCCCAGGTCGGATGACGACGACAC GAACTTTGAGGAGTCTGAGGACGATCTCAGGGGGGCGGTGTCTGACTCCATGAGGAACCTGCTTGTCAcggacgacgacgacgacgctGAGGCAGGGGGCTCAGAGTCTCCTCACAGGAACCGGAACCAAGTGGAAGAAGCACATGCAGAGACCACTGATGTGGCAGTCATGGTGGTTCCCTCCCAGCCTGAAGGAGGCCATCCTGGAGAGTCCACTTCCACCTCCAACAGTCAGTAA
- the LOC129187396 gene encoding serine/threonine-protein kinase Nek5-like isoform X7, with the protein MEYCDGGDLMMKINTQRGVFFAEQQVLDWFVQICLGLKHIHDRKILHRDIKSQNIFLTEQGKKVKLGDFGIARMLNNTMELARTCVGTPHYLSPEICESRPYNNKTDIWSLGCVLYELCTLRHPFEGSSLRQLVSKICRGRYNPVASRYSYDLRLLITQLFKVNPRDRPSVTSILQHPFLQRHVHAQMDAQVDLYLHFIFTFTFYCAILHVLYAKSMCVCVREQDISRNHKAPTTTACRPPPDRKKCRAAVRKLPVKPAWRGCAPANYAVITHTPPPLRAAGDATCHQNQKQYQQFFVQLDAFQEGGACPPHAPPPREPFEDPLAPPGEPYQLVAAAREEYLQRRQEANQYKLRAQKQLGLRPCTAEGGRPAGGQEEETPPHERQQPVQDRKQEGQQEYLRQLHAIRQQYHQDMRQMRLRAQAERADQPQHQHDTFVMDKPEEPEHKAQAVQDIEAALKDIGQENRKRRKDLEKKHKDQKAVMFEIRLDGKDGMEDTSEEEKDQQEVDHLNQQVCLGEQDELNLARRGWSQRPPETLLEALVHMDVLSSTMLEAQQGEGDEAGRRQWVHRPPETLLDALAQADLASSVSTDSHRKEDEGDSDVEMDEERLEPRSDDDDTNFEESEDDLRGAVSDSMRNLLVTDDDDDAEAGGSESPHRNRNQVEEAHAETTDVAVMVVPSQPEGGHPGESTSTSNSQ; encoded by the exons ATGGAGTACTGTGATGGAGGAGACCTGATGATGAAGATCAACACTCAGAGAGGAGTCTTCTTCGCTGAACAACAG GTCCTGGACTGGTTCGTTCAGATCTGCCTTGGCCTTAAACACATCCATGACAGGAAGATCCTGCACAGAGACATTAAAAGTCAG aacaTCTTCCTCACTGAGCAAGGGAAGAAAGTCAAGCTGGGTGACTTTGGCATTGCCAGGATGTTGAATAA caccATGGAGCTGGCAAGGACTTGTGTTGGGACCCCACACTACCTCTCTCCTGAGATCTGTGAGAGTCGACCTTACAACAACAAAAC GGACATCTGGTCTCTGGGCTGCGTCCTCTACGAGCTCTGCACTCTGAGGCATCCT TTCGAGGGCAGCAGCCTGCGTCAGCTGGTCAGTAAGATCTGCAGGGGGCGCTACAACCCAGTGGCCAGTCGATACTCCTATGACCTTCGCCTGCTCATCACTCAGCTTTTCAAG GTGAACCCTCGCGATCGTCCCTCAGTCACGTCCATCCTTCAGCATCCTTTCCTGCAGAGACACGTGCACGCTCAAATGGACGCTCAGGTTGAcctttatttgcattttatatTTACCTTCACTTTTTATTGTGCTATTTTACATGTTCTGTATGCAAAGtcaatgtgcgtgtgtgtgagagagcagGACATCAGTCGCAATCACAAGGCACCAACGACGACGGCCTGTAGACCACCACCAG ACAGGAAGAAGTGCAGAGCTGCTGTGAGGAAACTTCCTGTCAAACCAGCATGGAGAGGCTGCGCTCCTGCTAACTACGCTGTAATAACACACACG CCCCCCCCCCTCAGAGCAGCTGGAGACGCCACATGTCATCAGAACCAAAA GCAGTACCAGCAGTTCTTTGTCCAACTGGATGCCTTCCAGGAGGGGGGCGCCTGTCCTCCACATGCCCCTCCTCCACGTGAGCCCTTTGAAGACCCCCTAGCTCCTCCTGGTGAACCCTACCAGCT GGTGGCAGCAGCTCGTGAGGAGTACCTTCAGAGGCGTCAGGAGGCCAATCAGTACAAGCTGAGAGCGCAGAAACAGCTG GGTCTGCGTCCGTGCACGGCGGAGGGGGGCCGACCGGCCGGCGGTCAGGAAGAGGAGACGCCACCGCATGAACGCCAACAACCAGTTCAGGACAGGAAGCAAGAGGGCCAGCAG GAGTACCTGAGGCAGTTGCATGCTATCAGACAACAGTATCATCAGGACATGAGGCAGATGAGGCTGAGAGCCCAAGCTGAG CGTGCCGATCAGCCACAGCACCAACATGACActtttgtgatggacaaacccGAAGAACCAGAACACAAAGCCCAAGCAGTGCAG GACATTGAAGCAGCTTTGAAGGACATCGGGCAGGAGAACAGAAAGCGTAGGAAAGACCTGGAGAAAAAACACAAGGACCAG AAGGCAGTCATGTTTGAGATCCGCCTGGATGGAAAGGATGGAATGGAGGACACctcagaggaggagaaggaccAACAGGAAGTGGACCATCTCAACCAGCAAGTCTGCTTGGGGGAGCAGGATGAGTTGAATTTGGCTAGGAGGGGCTGGAGCCAGAGGCCTCCTGAGACACTGCTGGAGGCGCTGGTCCACATGGACGTGCTCTCCAGCACGATGCTGGAGGCCCAGCAAG GTGAGGGGGATGAGGCAGGTCGTCGGCAGTGGGTCCACCGCCCCCCCGAAACCCTACTGGACGCACTAGCTCAAGCTGACCTGGCGTCCTCCGTTAGCACAG ACTCTCACAGGAAGGAGGATGAAGGTGACTCTGACGTGGAGATGGACGAAGAGCGCCTGGAGCCCAGGTCGGATGACGACGACAC GAACTTTGAGGAGTCTGAGGACGATCTCAGGGGGGCGGTGTCTGACTCCATGAGGAACCTGCTTGTCAcggacgacgacgacgacgctGAGGCAGGGGGCTCAGAGTCTCCTCACAGGAACCGGAACCAAGTGGAAGAAGCACATGCAGAGACCACTGATGTGGCAGTCATGGTGGTTCCCTCCCAGCCTGAAGGAGGCCATCCTGGAGAGTCCACTTCCACCTCCAACAGTCAGTAA
- the lcp1 gene encoding plastin-2 gives MDAATASISAEELDELREAFAKIDVDNNGFISKDELNELFRAANLALPGFRVREIIQELTKTSEQLTFQQFTQIVHGLKSTEVAKTFRKAINKKEGICNVAGTSEQSDTQHSYSEEEKVAFVNWINKALEKDPDCKHVLPADPNSDELFTAVGDGIVLCKMINLSVEDTIDERTINKKKLTPFTIQENLNLALNSASAIGCHVVNIGAEDLKEGRQHLVLGLLWQIIKIGLFADIELGRNEALIALLRDSESLEDLMKLSPEELLLRWANYHLEDSGAPKINNFSSDIKDSKAYYNLLNQVAPKGDEEGIPPISIDVSGIREKDELKRAECMLEQADKLGCRQFVMATDVVHGNPKLNLAFVANLFNKYPALKKPENQDIDWSAIEGETREERTFRNWMNSLGVNPRVNHLYTDIDDALVIFQLYEKIKVPVDWDRVNKPPYPKLGSNMKKLENCNYAVELGKKEAKFSLVGIAGQDLHAGNRTLTLALLWQLMRRYTLNILEDLGDGRKVTDDTIVAWVNNTLTQHGKPSISSFKDGSISTSMPVLDLIDAIQPGSIRYDLLKMEDLTEEEKLNNAKYAISMARKIGARVYALPEDLVEVKPKMVMTVFACLMARGMK, from the exons ATGGACGCCGCCACGGCAAGCATCTCTGCAGAGGAGCTGGATGAACTGAGAGAGGCTTTTGCCAAGATAG ACGTAGACAACAACGGCTTCATTAGCAAAGATGAACTCAACGAGCTCTTCAGGGCCGCCAACCTGGCTCTGCCAGGCTTCAGAGTCCGAGAGATCATCCAGGAGCTGACCAAGACCAGTGAGCAGCTCACCTTTCAGCAGTTCACGCAG ATCGTTCACGGCCTGAAGAGCACCGAGGTGGCCAAGACCTTCAGGAAGGCCATCAACAAGAAGGAGGGAATCTGCAATGTGGCCGGAACGTCCGAGCAGTCGGACACTCAGCACTCCTACTCTG AGGAAGAGAAAGTGGCCTTCGTCAACTGGATCAACAAAGCTCTTGAGAAGGATCCGGACTGTAAACACGTCCTGCCAGCCGATCCCAATAGCGACGAACTGTTCACAGCGGTGGGAGACGGAATCGTTCTCTG TAAGATGATCAACCTCTCTGTGGAGGACACAATCGATGAGAGGACCATCAACAAGAAGAAGCTCACGCCTTTCACCATCCAG GAGAACCTGAACCTGGCACTGAACTCGGCGTCGGCCATCGGCTGCCACGTGGTCAACATTGGCGCAGAGGATCTGAAGGAGGGCAGGCAGCACCTAGTCCTGGGCCTGCTCTGGCAGATCATCAAGATCGGACTGTTCGCAGACATTGAGCTCGGCAGGAACGAAG CTCTGATCGCTCTGCTGCGAGACAGCGAGAGTCTGGAGGACCTGATGAAGCTCTCACCAGAGGAACTTCTGTTGCGTTGGGCCAACTACCACCTAGAGGACTCTGGCGCTCCAAAGATCAACAACTTCAGCTCCGACATCAAA GATTCCAAAGCCTACTACAACCTGCTCAATCAGGTGGCACCCAAAGGTGACGAGGAGGGAATTCCCCCCATCAGCATTGACGTGTCAGGAATTAGG GAGAAAGATGAGCTGAAGCGTGCCGAGTGCATGCTGGAGCAGGCCGACAAGCTGGGGTGTCGACAGTTCGTCATGGCGACTGACGTCGTTCACGGCAACCCCAAACTCAACCTGGCGTTTGTGGCAAACCTCTTCAACAAGTACCCGGCCCTGAAGAAACCCGAGAACCAGGACATCGACTGGAGCGCCATTGAAG GCGAGACCAGGGAGGAACGCACATTCAGGAACTGGATGAACTCTTTGGGGGTCAACCCTCGAGTCAACCACCTCTACAC CGATATCGATGACGCCCTGGTCATCTTCCAGCTGTACGAGAAGATCAAGGTTCCAGTGGACTGGGACCGTGTCAACAAGCCCCCCTACCCAAAATTGGGCAGCAACATGAAGAAG TTGGAGAACTGCAACTATGCCGTGGAGCTCGGCAAGAAGGAGGCCAAGTTTTCTCTGGTGGGCATCGCGGGTCAAGACCTGCATGCCGGGAACCGAACACTCACGCTTGCTCTGCTTTGGCAGCTCATGAGGAG GTACACTCTGAACATCCTTGAGGATCTCGGCGACGGCCGGAAGGTGACCGATGACACCATTGTGGCCTGGGTCAACAACACGCTGACACAACACGGCAAACCCTCCATCTCCAGTTTTAAG GACGGCTCCATCAGCACCAGCATGCCGGTTCTAGATCTGATTGACGCCATCCAGCCTGGATCGATCCGATACGACCTGTTGAAGATGGAAGACCTCACTGAAGAGGAGAAACTCAACAACGCCAA GTATGCCATCTCCATGGCGAGGAAGATTGGCGCCCGGGTGTACGCTCTGCCTGAGGACTTGGTGGAGGTGAAGCCAAAGATGGTGATGACGGTGTTTGCCTGCCTGATGGCACGCGGCATGAAGTGA